Below is a genomic region from Granulicella sp. L56.
CAGCGTGGGCCAGGCGAGTTCTTCGGTACGCGGCAGGCTGGACTGCCGGAGTTTCGTGTAGCGAATCTCATGCGCGACCGCGTGTTGCTGGAGTTGGCTAAGAAAGAAGCGGCGCGGTTTGCAGAACAGCCCGATCCAAAGGTTTCACGCGAAGAGACAGAGGCGGTGTGGGCAAGGCTGAAGCAGCAGTGGCAGCGGCGATATGGGCTGGTCGAGGCTTGAGGAACAGACAACTACAAGAGCAACGGCAAAATACAGGGGTCTCTCCACTACGCAGCGCACGATAAAACCGTGCGCCGCTTCGGTCGAGATGACGTGAGTTTGTGCTGGGTGGATGAGAGAGGCAGTAGCAGAAGCCGTTAGCTTTCAGATGAAAGCTAACGGCAGAACTTTAGCTGGCGATGGCCGGGGCGTACGCGGGGGCTTGCGTGAGTTGCGGATTTACAGAGAAGGCCTTCTTGGGGCCGCGCTTGCGGGCTACGAGAACGCGGATGCGCTCGATCATCTCGGCGGCAGAGCAGGCACCCTTGGGCAGAAAGACGTCGGCGGAGCAGGCGCGGTCGAAGGCGTTGACGGTGCCGGAGACGATCATGGCGGGCAGGCTCGGGTGAAGCTGCTTGGCGCGACGGACGAGCTCGTTGCCGTCCATCTGAGGCATAAGAAGGTCACAGAGAAGAAGATCGAGCGCGCCGGGAGCCGACTGTTGAACGATATCGAGCGCTTGTTGCGCGCTGTTGACAGAGATGACGCGGTAGCCACGGGTCTCAAGTAGAAATGTGCGGACAGAGAGTACTTGTTCGTTGTCGTCGACACAGAGGATCGTCTTCTTAGGGCGCATGCGGTCTCACATTCTGCCGGACGCCACGGGTAGGGTGGGTCGCAGCCGATAGGCCAGAAACGGGGCGCCTGTTGGTTTACAGGCACTCCGGTCTGGAGTGTTGAACGTTCCCCGTGGTCCGGCACATCGTCCGGAGCATAGTGGAGCCGGCTGCTCCAGAGGAGCGGCAGGCGCGAGCACAAAGCCCTCCTGTCCGCTCCATGAAGGAACAGTGCCACTAGTCTGGCAAACGATGCCGCCGGACCGCGGGGTGCGAGAGAGGGCGTATGCGGCGCAGGTTGCCACGCGGCTCCGCGGGCGCAGGGGATCGGTCTGCTGCGGATGCAGTGAAATCGAAGCCGGATAAACCGGATCGACCTCACTGCGTTGCAGGCAGCGAAGGTGCGCGGGGGGAGGCGCGACTGCGAGCAGTCGAAGCCTTCTCTCAACTCAAATTGTCAGAAAACCAGGCGAAAGCAATTTCGTTTCGTTAAGGCCGCTCCGCACGTTGCGTGTGAAGACGTCGTTAACGCTTGCCAAGAGTAGGAAGGATTGGCGATCAATGCAACGGCGAATTTTGAGCGAAAACGGAACCGATTTGCGCTTGCGCATCCACCGCCCGCTGCAAACCTGCATGAACACTGGAGATTCATGTTACAGTCCTGTTGAAATCTGGTGCATCACGGCAGGAAAAGACGTCCCATTGCAACGGGAATGGTGCGCCCGCCGACGAACACTTCGGACACAACCTCTCCGGCAATTGTTGCGCTGACATGAATACGGCTCGGACGAAGCATCTCGATTCCCTGCTCGATGACGACCTGCTGCCCGGTCGTGGCGAGGCCGTGACGCACGAGGTAGGCAATCGTGCAGCCGGACGCAGATCCGGTGGCAGGGTCTTCTCCATTGTAGAACTGCATGCGAGCGTGCCAGTCAGCGCCGGAGCCTGCATCCGCACGGGTGATGCAGTGAAAGAACTTTGCGTCGCTGCGCTCGAGATAGGCGCTCGCCTTCTGACCTGGAATTGCTAATCTCTTTGCAACCTCCAGGGACTTCAAGGGCACGATGCAAAAAGCCATGCCGGTGGAGACTGTCTGAACCGGAAGATCTGAATCAAGATCATCGACGGAGAGACCGAGCGTATCGGCAATCATTACGCGATCGTGAATATCGCCGAACGTTGGATCGTTCTGCTTCATCGTGGCGTAGAGACCAAGCTCTCCCACTGCCGGAGCACGAAAACGTACGGGGATAAGACCTACGCGAAGGTCGAGCGTAATCTGCTCGGCACCGCGAAGGATGGCGTGGTTTTGATAGAGCCAGCTTGCGGTGCCAAGGGTAGGATGCCCGGCGAACTGCAGTTCTTCTGCAACGGTAAAGATGCGAACCTGAACGCCATACTCTCGCTCGACCTCCGGCTCACGCGGGAGGATGAAAGTGGTTTCGGAGAGATTTGTCTCACGCGCAAGCGCCTGCATCTCTTCGTCGGAGAGGCCGCGAGCATCTGTAACGATGGCAAGTTGGTTCCCCTGAAGGGGACGTTCGGCAAAAACATCCACCAGCGCGTAGTCAAACTCGCGCGTCGCTGCGATGGCGGATATAGATATTTGCGACGTAACTGGCTGATTTGACATCGAAGCTCCTCGGACGTATGTTTTTGAGAGACCGCAAATGGGCACAACAGCTCCATGCTAGCTCGGCTGGCAGCGGTACAAAAGATTAGTTATGACGAGTATGCCTAACACGAACTCCACACTTGGCTGCTGTTGCTGTCGGCCGGGGTGGGGTGTGCGCATAAGCGGATCGTAGCTGGCAACTTTCAGATTCGAGCGGCACAGAACCCACCCAGAGCCAACGAGCCGGGCGGGTTTTTTACTGGATG
It encodes:
- a CDS encoding PhzF family phenazine biosynthesis protein produces the protein MSNQPVTSQISISAIAATREFDYALVDVFAERPLQGNQLAIVTDARGLSDEEMQALARETNLSETTFILPREPEVEREYGVQVRIFTVAEELQFAGHPTLGTASWLYQNHAILRGAEQITLDLRVGLIPVRFRAPAVGELGLYATMKQNDPTFGDIHDRVMIADTLGLSVDDLDSDLPVQTVSTGMAFCIVPLKSLEVAKRLAIPGQKASAYLERSDAKFFHCITRADAGSGADWHARMQFYNGEDPATGSASGCTIAYLVRHGLATTGQQVVIEQGIEMLRPSRIHVSATIAGEVVSEVFVGGRTIPVAMGRLFLP
- a CDS encoding response regulator, coding for MRPKKTILCVDDNEQVLSVRTFLLETRGYRVISVNSAQQALDIVQQSAPGALDLLLCDLLMPQMDGNELVRRAKQLHPSLPAMIVSGTVNAFDRACSADVFLPKGACSAAEMIERIRVLVARKRGPKKAFSVNPQLTQAPAYAPAIAS